CCGCATGAGGCGGCGCTGCGCGCGCTGGCCGCGCTTCGTGCCCGTGCCGCCGGCGGGCCCGACGCCGAGGTCTGGTACCGGGAGTTGTCCGACGTGGTCCGGCGCTACCTCGAGGATCGGTTCGCCCTGCGCGCGCCGGAGCGCACCACCGAGGAACTCATCCGCGAGGCGGCCGTCTCCGGGCAGCTCAAGCCCGCCCACCAGGAGCTGGTCCGGCTGTTCCTGGCGCATTGCGACCTGGTCAAGTTCGCGCGGCACCGGCCGTCGTCCGAAGACGCCTCGCGCGCTCTCGCGGCGGCCGAGCGCCTGGTGCGCGAGACGGCGCCGCCCCCGACGCAGGGGCGGGCCGCGGGCACGGGGGGCGGCCGGTGAGGTTCGAGTACCCGTGGGCGCTGCTGCTGGTGCTCCTGGCGCCGGCGCTCGCGTTCCTGCGCGGGTGGCGCCGGCGCAGGCCGGCGGTGGACTTCGGGGACGGGGGGGCGCTCGCCCGCCTCCCCGCCACGTGGGCGGTGCGGGCGCAGCGGCTGCTCCCGGTCGCGTTCGGGCTCGGCTTCGCGTGCCTCGCCGTCGCGCTGGCCCGACCGCGCACCGGCGTGCCCGAGAGCCTCGTGCGCGCCGAGGTGCGGGACATCGTGCTCCTCGTGGACGTCTCGACGTCGATGCGCGCCGAGGACCTCTCCGGCGGGGGCAGGCGGCTGGACCGGCTCGCGGCGGTCAAGGAGGTGATCGGGCGGTTCATCCGGCGCCGGCCCGACGATCGCATCGCCCTGGTCGCCTTCGCCGCGGCGCCCTACACGGTCTCGCCGCTGACGCTCGACCACGCCTGGCTCCTGGGTCAGATGGACCGCCTCGAGACCGGGATGATCGAGGACGGGACCGCGATCGGCGACGGCATCGCCTCCGCGGTCAATCGGCTGCGCGAGAGCAAGGCCGCGGCGAAGGTCGTCGTCCTGCTCACCGACGGCATCAACAACCGCGGCGTCCTCCTTCCGGAGAACGCGGCGCTTGCGGCGCGCGCCCTCGGCATCAGGGTCTACACCGTGGGCGCCGGCGCGAGCGGCCCGGTGCGCGCGCCGATCCGGGACGCCTCGGGCGAGGTGCGGTACGTGCTGCAGGAGTCGGGGATCGAGGAGGGCGCCCTCGAGGGCATCGCGCAGACCACGGGCGGCCGGTACTTCCGGGCGGCGGACTTCGCGGCGCTCGAGGACGTCTACGCGCGGATCGACGAGATGGAGAAGACGGCCGTCGACGTGCGTGAGTACACGCGGTTCGAGGAACGGTTCGTGCCCTTCGCGATCCTCGGCCTGGCCCTGCTCCTGCTGGAACAGGGGCTGGCGCTGACGCGGCTCGGGAGGCTGCCGTGATCCAGTGGGGCGACCCCCGGTTCCTCCCCCTGCTGTGGGCGCTCGTGCCGCTGGGGGCGCTGCTCGTCCTGCTGGTCTGGCTGCGCGAGCGGCGCTGGCGCCGGCTGCTCGAGAGGGCGGCGGCGGACCAGTTGTCGCCGGAGCGCCGGCGCTCGCTGTCCCGCGTGAAGGCCGCCCTCTGGCTGGCGGCGTGCGCGCTGGCGCTCGCGTCGCTGGCCCGGCCGCAGTGGGGAATCCGCTGGCAGGCGCAGCCGCGGCGGGGTCTGGACATCGTCGTCGTCCTGGACACCTCCCGCAGCATGCTGGCGACCGACGCGCGGCCGAGCCGGATGGAGCGGGCGAAGTGGGGGCTCAACGACCTGCTCCAGCGGCTCGGCGGGGACCGCGTCGGCCTGGTGGCGTTCGCGGGGTCGAGTTTTCTCGCGTGCCCGCTGACGACGGACTACGCCGCCTTCTCGATGGTGCTGGACGACGTCCGTCCGGGGACGATCCCGCGCGGCGGGACGGCGATCGCCCAGGGACTGGAGGCGGCGCTCGCCGCCTTCGACAAGGGCGGCGCGGCCGACCGGGTCGTCATCCTCGTCACGGACGGCGAGGACCACGCGGGCGGGATCGAGCGGGCGACGGCCGCGCTGGCGCAGCAGAAGGTCAGGGTCTTCGCGGTCGGCATCGGCAGCGCCGCCGGCGAACTCATCCCGTCGGCGCAGGACGTCGGGGGATTCCTCCGCGACCGCTCGGGGACGGTCGTCAGGACCGCGCTCAGGGAGGAGACGCTCCGGAAGATCGCCGCGGCCACCGGGGGGACGGCGGTCATCGCGGCGGGTGGCGACTTCGGATGGGACCGGGTCCTCGACACCGGGTTCGGCGCGCTGCAGCGCGAGGAGCGGGAGGCACGGCTCGTCAAGGCCTACGCGGAGCGCTTCCCCTGGTTCCTCGGGGGGGCGCTGGCCCTGCTTGCGGTCGAGACGCTGCTGGGGGAGCGGCGCCGGGGCAAGGGGGTCTCCGCATGAGGCGAGCCGCCGTCGGCATCCTCGCCGCCGTCGTGATGACCGGTGCCCATGTCCTGCCCGCGGCGGCCGCCGGCGCGCGCCGCGCCCTGGACGAGGGCCTCGATCTGTTCGCGGCCGGCCGGTACGACGAGGCGGCGACCCGGTTCGCCGGGGCCGCGGAGCAGGCTGGCGGGGAGGGGCTCGACCCGGCCGTGGGCGGCTACGACCGCGCCATCGCGTTCCTGAAGGCCGGGCGCGCGCCGGAGGCGGCCGCGGCCTTCGCCGAACTGGAGGACGCTGGCGACGAGCGCCTGCGAGAATCGGCGCGGTACCAGCGCGGCATCGCGCTGGAGACGGCGGCCGACGCGACGGAGAGCGGCGGCGATCTGCCCAAGGCGATCGCCCTCCTCGACGAGGCGCTCGCCGCCTACGAAGGCGCGATGCGCGTCGACCCGGGCGACGAGGACCCGAAGGTCAACCACGAGCTGGCGTTCCGGAAGCGGGCGCGGCTCGCACAGAAGCTCCAGGGACAGGGCGCGAGCCGGCCGCCCGAGCGGGCCGGACGCGGTGAGCCGCCGCCGGAGCGGCCGCCCAGGCCGGAGCCGTCGGGGAAGGAGATGCGGCCCGAGGAGGCGCGCACGCTGCTCGACGCGCTGAGGCAGCAGGAGCAGTCCCAGCGCGGCAGGATGCGTCCCTTCCGCGGGGATGCCACGGCAGTGGAGAAGGACTGGTGAGATGAGGGCACGGCAACCGTGGCTCGCGTCGCGGAGCGGCGTCGCGGCCCTGCTCGCCTGCGGGCTCCTCGTCCTGTCGGCGCCCGTTGCGGCGGAGCCGGTCGACGAGGCCGGCGGGCAGCTCTTCGCCAGCGTGGCGACGGCGCGGCGCGAGCGCTTCCTGCACGAGGTCTTCGAGTTCACCGTCTCCGTGTACAGCCGCGGGCTGACGATGGGGCGCGAGATCGCCCTCGTCAACGAGGAGACGCCGGGCCTGCAGTTCGGCCCGTTCCGCGATGCGGGGAGCGGACGCGAGGAGGTCAACGGCAGGACGTACGACGTCCGCCGCTTCGTGGGGCGGGCGGAGACCGTCGCCGCCGGCGCGTACGCCCTTCGCCCGACCGTGCGCCTCACCGTGGTCGTCCCCGCCCGCGGCGACGGGTCGCCGG
The bacterium genome window above contains:
- a CDS encoding VWA domain-containing protein, with the translated sequence MIQWGDPRFLPLLWALVPLGALLVLLVWLRERRWRRLLERAAADQLSPERRRSLSRVKAALWLAACALALASLARPQWGIRWQAQPRRGLDIVVVLDTSRSMLATDARPSRMERAKWGLNDLLQRLGGDRVGLVAFAGSSFLACPLTTDYAAFSMVLDDVRPGTIPRGGTAIAQGLEAALAAFDKGGAADRVVILVTDGEDHAGGIERATAALAQQKVRVFAVGIGSAAGELIPSAQDVGGFLRDRSGTVVRTALREETLRKIAAATGGTAVIAAGGDFGWDRVLDTGFGALQREEREARLVKAYAERFPWFLGGALALLAVETLLGERRRGKGVSA
- a CDS encoding VWA domain-containing protein, with translation MRFEYPWALLLVLLAPALAFLRGWRRRRPAVDFGDGGALARLPATWAVRAQRLLPVAFGLGFACLAVALARPRTGVPESLVRAEVRDIVLLVDVSTSMRAEDLSGGGRRLDRLAAVKEVIGRFIRRRPDDRIALVAFAAAPYTVSPLTLDHAWLLGQMDRLETGMIEDGTAIGDGIASAVNRLRESKAAAKVVVLLTDGINNRGVLLPENAALAARALGIRVYTVGAGASGPVRAPIRDASGEVRYVLQESGIEEGALEGIAQTTGGRYFRAADFAALEDVYARIDEMEKTAVDVREYTRFEERFVPFAILGLALLLLEQGLALTRLGRLP